One genomic window of bacterium includes the following:
- a CDS encoding PEP-CTERM sorting domain-containing protein — protein MARCRVVFAEERMRAMIRVLFALALVALPGSASATTIIGSGVGLDTLLGGGSVQVGDKLFESFTYNFTGDMPDAAGVNVIPIIDSMGNYGIRFQGAFVDLASTVGGSDALVSFQVTATAPGFVISEAHLAGNPTLLGTSGSISVTETFDFDPNLRIIIFDDESGGTQSTDSAIVPNLETIAVTKDILAIAVGQAGQSTVTMSFIDQTFAQIPEPGTLLLLLGSGLPVLAIFRRRSTS, from the coding sequence TTGGCCCGCTGCCGGGTGGTCTTCGCGGAGGAACGCATGCGCGCAATGATCCGTGTTCTGTTTGCCCTTGCGCTGGTCGCACTGCCGGGATCGGCGTCGGCCACTACGATCATCGGATCGGGCGTTGGACTGGATACGCTGCTCGGCGGCGGTTCGGTGCAGGTCGGCGACAAGTTGTTCGAGAGCTTCACCTACAACTTCACCGGCGACATGCCGGACGCGGCGGGCGTGAACGTCATCCCGATCATTGACTCCATGGGGAACTACGGCATCCGCTTCCAGGGCGCCTTCGTCGACCTCGCTTCGACCGTTGGTGGCTCGGACGCACTGGTCAGCTTTCAGGTGACCGCCACGGCCCCGGGCTTCGTGATATCGGAGGCCCACCTCGCCGGCAACCCGACGCTGCTCGGCACCTCGGGCTCGATCTCGGTGACCGAGACCTTCGATTTCGATCCGAACCTGCGGATCATCATCTTCGACGACGAAAGCGGGGGAACCCAGTCCACCGACTCCGCGATCGTCCCCAACCTCGAGACGATCGCGGTCACCAAGGACATCCTGGCGATCGCCGTCGGCCAGGCGGGCCAGAGCACGGTAACGATGTCGTTCATCGACCAGACCTTCGCGCAGATTCCCGAACCGGGTACACTGCTGCTGCTGCTCGGCAGCGGCCTTCCGGTTCTCGCGATCTTCCGCCGGAGGAGCACCAGCTAG